In Zingiber officinale cultivar Zhangliang chromosome 3A, Zo_v1.1, whole genome shotgun sequence, the DNA window atCTTAATTTCAACGTCAATCAAAATCTTaactttattgtaattaaatcataatttatcttaattaaagaTTTACCTAAATTGAACCTTAAAATTGGTTtattaactttaataaatttaaacctCAAATTAATACTAACCTtaaaaatcctacttaagttaaatctaataaaaggatgaagtgaaataaataaaaaaaatgatattatAACTAAGACTTTCAtttaatcaattaactcaatcatttaatataaaatttaagttgttttaataaaataagttttaaattgaGCTACTTAACTTATTATGGATTAATTTAAATAAccttatttataaataataaactttataaatataagtgttactaaatcttctaaaacacttaggtagaaaaatgtgttaaGGCTATGAAATTTAACATACCTAAACCTTAGTGTTAACTTAAGAGGGAGAGATAAATTAATGAAGAGTAATAAATTCAGAGGGAGTATCAACTTTAGGAACTCAGAGAGAAGatcaatttttttattagaaaattatttccttaagtttttttgggatttttttaattattccttatcaaatttcttttttaatttttttaaaatcctaccttactttgaaaaaaaaagtatttttttcatttctttgaaaatatttttgcaaaattaattttaaaaagtattttttatttccttaaaaatactttagcaaaattgttttaaaaatttctttaattttgtaaatttaatctttgaaaaatagctttcaatttttttttaacttttaaaaacttattcatttttaaaataaccttcaaaaacttatttttgaaaatatatttcaaaaactTGTTCTTGATAATgactttcaaaaacttagttttgaaaattgacttgtctttgaaaattagttttaaaattgtattttacaaacttagttttaaaatttggAAACTTGACTTTGTTAATCTTACTTTTGTAAAGTatgtatatttgaaaattagcctttataaaacttatgtttgaaaattattttcttaagtTTTTTTCTTGTagataaagtttaaattttacaaagctagtaagttattttttttcaaacttagttttgaaaaaactaaaAGATAAAGTTTAAAGCAAAATTTTCTATGTTTTATACTTTAGACTCTCCTAAGTCAATCTGATTTTAGTTCAGATTTtcaattgtattttttttgtctttcacttaaccatttatttttatctattctatattcttttttgatgaatgtcaaagggggagggttagttggtttaagttagttaacaaacaaaatataaaatatctaaccctaaaccctaacttAAAAACCATCTTAATTGATTGCTTACtttttgcatatgttttcactaacttaacccaggttgtcattgcatcaaaaatggggagattattagtgcgattagcactaacggtctaactcatattttgatgaataacaaagtaggttaagatagtttcattgtgatctaacactttaactaagtgtgtaggagaaacccagactggtcgacgggatgaccggatgtctgacacgaagtccaactaaGTCAACGGGTAgtcctgatagctggcacgaagcccagattagtcgacgggctgaccagatgtttggcacaAAGTCTAtctaggtcaacgggctaaccTGATACCTGGCACAAaatccagactggtcgacgggctgattggATATCTGGCATAAAGTTAatctaggtcgacaggctgacttgatagctggcacgaagtcaagacggatcgacgggctgaccgaacgtctgacgGGTATGTTAAGGTAATTCACTGGAGGGgaatgacttggtgaggacgcgttcccggttaGGGAACTTAGGTATCGATCTAACTTAAaaccatttcgaaactctaagttgagatcttaactAGAATCCGGTCTcagtgagatggaatctaattactactcttcttCTATTGTGCTACcttctattttgcagggtagtttaaactattatttttacctcggactaactctttcttgcaagagaaggacattctggagaaaggtggtccagacgtccagaagggatccgggcgcctagagttggtccgagcgcccgaaaggcAAATCTCATCCTTACACAGTCGTCGCACGTGGAACTCATTGGTTGGCTGAGTTACGTCACAGTCTAggcactcggaagggatccgggcgcccagagcctCCTATTTAAGGAGGGTGAGTCCTGAAGCAAATAACAACAACGACATCTACTCTACTGTGTTGTGCTCCTGTGACGCTGCCtctccgacaacctgcgactcaagttctgtttattgttgtcggtattgttcattttttttttgtagttcttgtactcaaatttgtaaatcttttacgaattattagtgattgcctaacaaagcactcgacgagtgtgagtcttggagtaggagtcgaccaaggttccgaacaaagtaaattggtttgtgttagcattattttacttttcatttttccgctgcgtactcgctTAAAATTTctcgatcgatattcaccccccccccctctatcgactttcacgatccaacacataGAGCCCGTAAGATCGAAGGAGAACGCGAGAGTAGAGCCCTTAAGCCAAGCAGGCACAGAGCTCGTGAATCGAGCAGGAGAGGATCCCAAGAGATCAAAAGACATAATGTCAATGTCCCAATCGGGGATTCGAGTGGGTGCAAAGTCCACAAGTCGAGCAGTGAGTGAGGCACGTGTGTCAAGCAATGCGGCGAGTGAGATTAGTGCTGACCAAGCAACAACGATGAGCGAACACGAATGGTGAGTGCGGGGCAGAGCGACAAGTGAAGCGAGTGTGATGAGTGTGGGGCAAAGTGGCGAGTGAGCGGTGAGTGCTGACCGAGCAACAACAGTGAGAGAAATGTGAATGGTGAGTGCTAGGAAGAGCTATGGGTGAAGCGAGTGCCTGACGCCAACTAGGAGGGAAACCTGACCAACTAGTTGTGGTGAGagccctgctcgcttataacttacaCTGGGACGAGAGTTTGAAACATCGACCAGGAGGTCGTTggggcacgagagcatgctcgcttataacttgtgcTGGGGTGAGGGTCTGGAATCCCGATCGGGagatcgttgggcatgagagtatgctcacttataactcgcattaggCGAGAgcttggaggcgtgagagcatgctcacttataactcgcgctggggcaagagtctggattcccgaccgagaggtcgttggccatgagagcatgctcacttataactcgtactggggtgagagtctagaggcgtgagagcatgctcacttataactcacgttggggcgagaatctggaatctcaatcgagaggtcgttgggcgtgagagcatgctacttataactcacgctgggatgagaatctggaatcccgaccgaatggtcgttgggtgtgagagcatgctcactcatAACTccgttggggcgagagtttggaggcgtaagagcatgctcgcttataactcgcactgggacgataGTTTGTAATCCCGACCTGGAGGTCGTTggatgtgagagcatgctcacttataacttgcactggggcgagagtccggAATCCTGACTGAGAGgttgttggacgtgagagcatgcttgcttataactcacgttggggcaagagtctggaatcccgaccgggaggttgttggtcgtgagagcatgctcacttataactcatgttggggtgagagtctggaattccgaccgggaggtcgttgatcgtgagagtatgctcacttataactcgtgctagggcgagagtctggaggcttgagagcatgctcatttataactcgcactggggtgagagtctgtaatcccgaccgagaggtcgttgggtatgagagcatgctcgcttataacttacgttggggcgagagtctggaatcccgaccgggagATCGTTGGTTATGActtatgagagcatgctcacttataactcgcgttggggcgagagtctggaatcccgaccgggaggtcgttggtcatgagagcatgctcacttataactcgcactagggtgaatgtctagaggcgtgagagcatgctcacttataactcgcgctggagtgagagtctgaaatcccgaccgggaggtcattggtcgtgagagcatgctcacttataactcgcgctggggtgagagtttggaatcctGACCGGGAATTGGTCTGAAAGACCGACCGGGAATTAGTCTGGAAGCTCGATcgagaattggtctggaagcccgACCGAGAATTGGTCTGGAAGTCCAACTGGGAAATAGTCTGGAAGTATTCTGGAAGGCCGGCCGAGAATTGGTCTGATCGCGCAGTGGTGTCGACCGACTAAGGATCTGTCTCGGtctctcaactcccgaatacccgtggagtgaggggaGAAGATAATAATCTAAGCCCTAACCGTCAAAGGGAGTGAAGCCAATATAAGGGAGCAGAGTCCATAGCAATAGAAGGAAGTAGAGTACCGTAGGTGAAGGGAGCAAAGCCTGTAGATGTAAGAGGATACAAAATAGGTGGAGGATGCAGAGCATATAGTAGTAATAGAGTGCAACacctatagcagtaagaggatgcaaagccccatggtgaagggtgtaAAGCCTAGGTATAACAGTTAGAGGATGtagagccccatggtgaagggtgcagagcctataacacACCTGACCAGGGAGCTAAGCCCCTAGtccctgatcggagagtaagACTCTTAGACTGTAATCAAAGAATGAGGCCCCTAAATCCTGATCGGGAAGTTGTACTGCGAGTCACTGATTGAGAAGTTGTGTCCCTAGTGTCTGATCGAGGAGTTGTGCCCCTAATGTCTGATCAGCGAGCTAGGTCCCTAGTGTCCGATTAAAGATCGaagaccctagtctttgatcaaggaattaggattttactattttatcagggagctatagcagatcctataaccgtaaaaagggagcagagcccGTAATGTACCTGATCGAGGAATCATGCCAATCGGTTGAGGATTTTTCTCGgtcccttgactcccgaatacccgtggagtcaaggaaaaaaatataatggGAAAACTAACCTGTCGACCAGCTGAAGCTCCAACTCAATCCCTCGACGCCTGAATACCCGtggagcgaggggagaagatAGTATGTTTGTCAGGATCCTCCGGGATtgtgataatggcagagaacctccTAACATcgcccatcttcacgttccaaaacaggtggagaagatttccacagacggtgccaaattgatcctgtccagaatctgagtcagacgaaccgtcgggtgaggtggatggaatgttgaccgaatcgGGATATCCcagggggtatgctgagatgacttctatatTGACCAAGTCATCAAAAGTCTTCTAGTCAATGTTACCTGCAGCCAACGACTAGGTTACCTCGGTCTTTGGTACCCTGATGCTCGaagcagatccaacgaatatacaAGTAATAGACTAagacataaaataataaaatgtgtATATGATAAGAATGGAAAATGTACCCTGGCTCAGGGGGCGCCCTCGagtggatcggtgagctggtcgggATGCTGCTTGAGTTGTCGTGACCCTGAAGTGTAGATGACTCTGAACATGCAGAGCTGGATCTAACGACGTGAAGCTGGACACGATGGCATGAAACCGGATGTGACCTCGGCATGCAGGCCAGGATATGACATCGACATGCAGGCCGAGATATGTCATTGGCACGTAGGCCGAGATATAACAACATGAAGGCTAGACACAAAGTACATAGTCCGGAATACAACCGCAGCTCGCAGGCCGAACATAATGAACCTCAAGGAGCCAAATCGGCGGTTGGATACCGTAGTATGCCGGCAACCGGCTGTGGCAAGAAGTCGACGACCCAAAGTGCAAAGGCAGCACCCCCTGGCGCTGGATAGAGTCTAGATTGATCGGCAGCAACCATTGGAGGATAGAGTCGCCAGTCTGGGGCGCCAACAGCAGAGGTGAGGAGGTGGCAATGTCCGTGGCGGAGGCCTGGTCTACAATGAGAGCTGCGAGGGCAGTCGGTGGAGAGCGCACTGTGAAGGAGATGACGGAGAGCACCGGTGGCAGACCGTTGATGGCCAAGATGCCACTGGCGGGCAGCTAGAGACGCCAAAAAGGAGGGGAACCGGGCTGGGTGGCGCCAGCGCGGAGAGGGAGAGGCGACACGATGGCCCCGTTGAGGGTTGGCTGCTACAGCGAGGAAGAAAGGAGAACGGCGGAACGAGCCGACCGTGGTCGGTGGCATGCATGGCTACGATGCGAAAGCCACGGAGTGCGACGGCAACACCCTTGGCGTTGGAGCGGGTCATGGGTGGCCAGCAGATGGCCGGTGAAGGCAACGTCGCTGGAGGTGACAGCGTCTCGCAAGAGAGAGAAGTGGAGGAGAGACCGATGTAGCGCCTGTCGGTGGGCTACGTGAGGAGGGCTGTACTAGCATGAATCAGGCGGAAGAGACAACAAAGAAGCCGGAGAAGAGGAGGCTATTACAGTGCCTCCCTCTTCTGATGCGATGACTGCGATGGATAAAAAACAAAGCCAAAAAACACACTCAAAAGAACTAACTAGCAATTGACCAAAATGTCCCTCCTCCTTCCCCTACTTCCTTTAGGGTCCCTAAGACATATCTACATCaactaagatatatatatatatatatatataaaggggtCATATGCATGGCCATTCCTCCTCACTCAAAGCAATTCATCAACCACTATGTCGCATCAACCAGCAAccgtataaaattttatatatgtaGCAATTGTATTATTAGAGGAGAATATGAATAAGCCGCCTCTCAACCCATACAAATTAACTTTTAATTACATATATATTGTTTCAATCTTAAATCCTATAAATTACATGCTAATTGCTAGATCATTGACAAAGATTAAATTAGTCACTAAGAAAGTCAAAATATTTCCTAATTCATGTAACCGGGTTGACCAAAATGACCACGctcaattaaataaacaataaTTACGATAGTTAAAGTAACGCAGCAACATGGTTTTTTAATATGAATCAACTAATATATtctctaaaaaaataaataacaaaaaaaaaaattctctcactAGGATAAATACACATCAAATACAGTTGTCAAGAATCTTGTCTGAATGCAGGCAGTAGCTCACACATCACAGtcataaaacaaaaacaaaaataaaaacacaatatTAATCTTCTCAATGATTAATATGCTTGAATAATTGTATTAATGATTGCACACACAcacgaaaaaaaatgaaagaatgatttttttaataaaataaaagaataaattctAATTTTGCCAAGGCATTCTGTATTCCCCTTCTAGACCTAGTGTTCCAAACCATTTCCGAGTTGTATCTCGAAGTAAAGTATCATTAACTTCACAAAACATACCGGTCCAACCACGTGGCTCGATCGCCTCAAAGCCTAAGCCAGGCACTCGATCCTGCGAACCTAGGCTAGTTGATTGTTTCCAATCGGTCACATAAGTTGACACTCTCCTTCGAAACTTGATCTTGAACTCGTTCCAAGCTTGATACTTGTAGTGGTTCACCCTTGCCTCTCTGCGTCTcacaaattttgtcttgaaattaTCTTTTAGTATAAAGTGGTGGATTGAGTTGGACAGCGAGTCATCGATAGCATTGAGACGAACTAGCGACTTGTGTCGTTGCTCGGCTCGACGACAACAGGTGTAGCCTTGGGTCACACCGGCTTCGGGGTGTCTTTGTTGATTTGATGGTCCAAATTCGAGACATCGGATGGAGACTTGGCCGATCTCCGGTTGGACCGGGAGGAAGGAACCTAGCATGGACCGGTTGGGCGAGTTAAAATTGGTCCAAGCTGGGGCAAGGATGAATTCGTCCACGTCGATGAAGGCCATCCAGTCGCACTCGTAGCGGTTCGACACTGCACAATGGGAGAACCCGGCCTCCTGGGTCTTGGGCCAGGGCCAGGACCGGACTATGACGTCATATCCCTCGGACCTGAGCCGCTTCACGACCGGGTCGAGCTCGTCCTCGCTCGCGTTGTCGTAGAGGAAGAACCGCTCGATGCCGACGGCGGCGTGGTACGTCACCCACTCGGGGAGGAACTTGGCGGCGTTGAACACCATCGTGCAGGCGCAGACGCCCACGCGGCTGCGCGACGGCGGCTGGCTACCGATCGACGGGAGACGGTATTCCGCCACCGTGGCTATCGGCGCAGCCTCGAGCGCGACGGCGAGGGAGACGCGCAGTGGCGAGGGAAGACGCACGGACGGGTGGGGGCAGCGGAAAACTTCTTGGGCGGATGACGTAGCGGGGGTCGCGGCCAGAGCGGAGCCTCTGGAAGCAGGGGAGAAGACGCACTTGATGTCGGCGGCGGGGCGGACGGAGTGTTTACGGCGGTTGATTCCCTTAGCGAAGACTATGACCTCGTCCTCGGTGGAGAAGGATTGGTAAGCCACCGGCATCGACCACCGGATCATCTGCCGACGAGGGAAATCGAAGTCGTGGCCGGTAGCAGCGGCGGTGGAGGAGGCCGAGGCGGCGATGAGGCGAGGGGTATAAAAGGGCCGGACACGGCGGAGCCGGCGAGGAAGGGAGCATCGGAAGGCGGTAGCGCCAGCGCGGCGAGCAGGGGAAGAGACGCCGGTGTGGAAAAGGCAGATGAGGCTTCCATCGGCGGCGGCTGCTGTGGCGGACGGAGAGGATTGAGGAGAAAGGACGAGGAGAACCTCCCAATCGGGAAGTAGGACGCCATCGAGAGGCGGCGGCAGCGAGGAGCCAAGGAGCTCGCTGACGGCGCGGGATGTGAGGGGGCGGCGGAGAGCCGTGGAGATGAGGGCGGCTGAGGGGAGATAGTCACGAGATACGCGGAAGGAGAAGGAGCCAGCTAGGAAGATGAAGACGAAGACAGCGAAGGAGAACGGCGACGTCGCCAGCCTCCGCCTCATGGTTCGATTTGGGAGCCGTGCAGGAGAAGGAAGCAGACCGGTGGGGACTGGGAGACGAGGGGAGGAGAAACCCGAATATATCTTTTCCCCCAAGCGTCTACCAAGTGGGTCCCATAATTCGACCACGAATCGGGAGAATGGATTGGTGAAGCAGAAACCGGTGCTGAATATTATTAAGTGAGCGGTCATCCACCCCCATGAATTACTAAACACAGCTTATTTTCTAAATACACTCGTAACAAATATTTTATCATAATTTGTTTTTAAATACATCCAATAAAATTTCTATATTATCTTTTCTAAAAACCCTTCAAAACCAAACAAAATCTTAGCATCAAAACTTTCTACCTGCGATTTTCGCGTGTCACTCCTACTTGAGCCATTTTTCGCCATCACCTGAGCCATTTTCACCGGTTCTCTCTCTCATCTTTCTATTTGGGCAACTCGATTTCTAGTCAAATCAAACAATGTTAGTGCTCGTTCAAATCATTATATTGTTGTTGTTAAATTTTATGTTTAAGTTTCAAGTATTCATAAAAATCTCTCGAATTTTAATCGTGCGTCGTTCTTTCCTAATTTATCACTTGTTCATCTACAATCTGCTGAACACACCAGGATCTGTTCAGTCATGGTCTCTCGAATGCAACATAATGTGTTCAATCAATGAACGTCAAACGAAACATTAAACATTTGGCCTCCAGCAGCTAAACACAGATAAATTTGTTCAGTTGTGTGTTGTCGAACATATTGTGTTTTGTTCCATTTTGAGTGACCAAACATCTCTATTATTTTTCAATATATGTTGGTTGTATATCTAATTCACTTATTTCTTATGTGCAGTAAAAatgttaaaaacattttcaaagagAAATAGACCAATGACTTCTAATAGAAAGCGTCGACGAGAGAGACTTACACGAGAGGGACAATCATTACAAGAAGAGGTACCACCACAAGTACCACTATTAGAAGATGTGCATAAAGAGATACCTCCACCAGGAAATTTACCTTCAAGAATGAATGAGGGTGAAGGAGAGCACGATCCTGTTGGAGGGAACTATATTTTgtgttattttacatgtataaCTATATTGGATCATTTTGATATGCTTTTGCATGTATAATTATCTTAGATACATTCTAATTTGATTTTGCATGTATAAGTATTTTGGATATATTTTTTGAGTAGTTTGATGTGAAGTATGTTTGTtggaaagaattattatttagagTTTGTAAGTATGAATATGTTTGTCAGACGAGATTGATTGGTAAGTTTGTCAACGATTGGTGAGATAAGAGCTAAGACCCATGAGCAAAAGAATATATCGATCGATTGACTAATCAATTGAAAAACCtttaatcgattgggtaatcgattaaaaAGCACTCTCGTGCAAACAGAgcactctcgaatcgatcagttgatcaattagattcccaatcgatcagccgatcgattgagaagcataCTTGTGCAAGCAGAGCTCTTtcgaatcgatcaattgatcgcttagattcccaatcgatcagctgatcgattgagaagcataCTCGCACGAACAGAGcgctctctttcttttttttttcttttttttttctattgttggGTTTGATATCTctccattgggcctgatatgaaaagatatcaggcccaacgtaggtCTGATCTCCTATAACAGGgctgacaaaaaaaaataaaaaaagaagaaaaaaaaagagaatttatTTTTGAACAACTAGTATGAATGccgaaaataataatggagagcatatttagacttcttataattttagaaatccataagaTCTGAAATGCTTGAAATGGttgaaattttagaaatccacgtGACTTGAAATGGTTGCAATCTGAGTtctctaggtcgattagtggatttcgatcaaaacccactgatcgacctaaagATCTCAGATTGTAACCATTTCAAGTCacgtggatttctaaaatttcaaTAAGTCTAAATATGTTCTCTATTGTTATTTTCGGCATTCCTAGATTgttcaaaggttttgaaaaaaaataaatctctctttctttttcttttttccttgtttttcctgttgttgttcttgatatctccccatatcagggcCAAATGTGGCCCTGATATATCTTTATATCAAGCCTAATGTGGGTCTGATATATCTTTATATTAAgcccaatgtgggtctgatatcCTATAATAgggttgagaaaaaaataaaaaaaggagaatttatttttttttcaaaacctttgaacAACTATTAGGAATGCCGAAAATAACAATGAAGAGCATATTTAGAATTCTTGCAATTTTATAAATCCATAGGACCCGAAATACTTCTAATATTagatctctaggtcgatcagtgagtttcagtcaaaacccactgatcgacttaGAGACCTTAGATTGCAACCATTTTAGATTCTGTGGATTTATAAAATTACAAGAAgtctaaatatgctctccattgttatttttagtatttctattggttgttcaaaggttttttaaaaaataaacctctttttttttttctgttgttgGGTCTAATATCTctccattgggcctgatatggagagATATAAAGCCCACATTGAGCCTGATATGGAGAGATATTAGGCCTAATATGAGCCTAATATGAAGAGATACCAtacccaacatgggcctgatatgaagaaaTATCAAGTTTAACGTGaacctgatatgaagagatatcaggtccaacgtgggcctgatctCCTATAACAgcattgagaaaaaaaataaaaaaaaggagaagaaaaaaaggagaatttattttttttcaaaacctttgaacAACCACTAGGAATGcaaaaaataacaatggagagcatatttagacTTCTTGCAATTTTAAAAATCGACAGGACTTGAAATGGTTGCaatatgaggtctctaggtctatcagtgggtcgaaaaacaaaaaaaaaaggaagaaaaagagagatttatttttttttttaaacctctGGACCACCACTAGTAAtgccaaaaataacaatggagagcatatttggactctttgtaattttagaaatgtaCAAGACCTGAAATGGTTGCAATCTGTGGTCTCTAGGTTGATTAGTGAGTTTTGCTCGAAATCTACTGATCAACCTATAGACCTCAGATTGTAACCATTTcaggtcctgtggatttctaaaattacaaggagtcagTCCAGATatgctctccattattattttcagCATTCCTAGTGGTGGTCCAGAGGTTTTGGAAAAAATTAATTCGTATTGAATAAAATTTAATAGGTGAGAGAAAATAAGAAAGAGATTTGATCATCCAAAATGAATAGTTTATACATAGCATGCATTAACATGTTCTGAATCGTAGGATCATATGATTTGTAAAATCACGATCCGAATCTTAGGACCATATGATCCTACGATCCAGAAATCCAAAATCGATCTAGGATCATGCAGAATCGATTTTTACAGTAGGATCGCAACAGGATCAATAGGATCAGAACATAATCAATAAGATTGTAACATGATCAGAGCAAGGTCGGTGAAAGTTTtgaaaggtcataacttttgattcggattgaaccacggggcctataatatatcaaattaaatttcgttcagagatctttaataaatttc includes these proteins:
- the LOC122051649 gene encoding glycosyltransferase family 92 protein Os08g0121900-like — protein: MRRRLATSPFSFAVFVFIFLAGSFSFRVSRDYLPSAALISTALRRPLTSRAVSELLGSSLPPPLDGVLLPDWEVLLVLSPQSSPSATAAAADGSLICLFHTGVSSPARRAGATAFRCSLPRRLRRVRPFYTPRLIAASASSTAAATGHDFDFPRRQMIRWSMPVAYQSFSTEDEVIVFAKGINRRKHSVRPAADIKCVFSPASRGSALAATPATSSAQEVFRCPHPSVRLPSPLRVSLAVALEAAPIATVAEYRLPSIGSQPPSRSRVGVCACTMVFNAAKFLPEWVTYHAAVGIERFFLYDNASEDELDPVVKRLRSEGYDVIVRSWPWPKTQEAGFSHCAVSNRYECDWMAFIDVDEFILAPAWTNFNSPNRSMLGSFLPVQPEIGQVSIRCLEFGPSNQQRHPEAGVTQGYTCCRRAEQRHKSLVRLNAIDDSLSNSIHHFILKDNFKTKFVRRREARVNHYKYQAWNEFKIKFRRRVSTYVTDWKQSTSLGSQDRVPGLGFEAIEPRGWTGMFCEVNDTLLRDTTRKWFGTLGLEGEYRMPWQN